One region of Populus trichocarpa isolate Nisqually-1 chromosome 4, P.trichocarpa_v4.1, whole genome shotgun sequence genomic DNA includes:
- the LOC7461229 gene encoding uncharacterized protein LOC7461229 isoform X2 has protein sequence MSDRVLQSYQDRDDIPVKSTKQCQSIWMSHWTRASCRKANEAPQQLGHDPPEVGNGNKYHSLLSGPEMETGSSKFVTGLGEVNKGKRINVMNDNLTMSPKRLRNEMFEGQSSFAMFKPSQDRESVLYLENVVSSGNREGVLKSRIGTNSEYDVSHGRNEDHLPSIPAQALPEVEIQERKSQFQAEDLNLVPEQRVKSNSFLEWSSRVVSAHVQDDFVRSTPDIVPYEFEVGRAPIQPFFSRLDHINEPGSTSLVHEKKMNKNAGLLFRDPSTSNNQPRDFFGKSFHMMPNPSDFELLPRQISTRGDSQLGKLYNGSYALPTLPSVHDGETMRIRTTIDSMEEFSRGPPMYTQTTHSFFIKKKTDVNLPDGAQMFRESAMSTEIKGKMVTELLAISPDFGFHVKQGVKLLPLDSSTGSEGKESTGNVKTSAVVKENDSLAEGKENTKNANTSAVNEESDSSAETDTMDMDAYCENHLSGVASLQSDKDINEGQKLPASQAGMPSVRQEIKGRQMNTELPDINQELIVLPGLAMSPDNMETSTSRTQSLDAECFLPNAEHSTNSKSGDCPEAPVRLDPCSRWFKRLKASASKVEEASSHQKFNQTAELLRNAESYSTDPARKSQEITLSHVWVQRWFHNPSASPKKKPGAVVVSLPESSEAALDFQKKQFPSTAAMALMGKAMNGFCPCEFRKSGSSVVWNTK, from the exons ATGTCTGATCGCGTGCTACAGTCATATCAAGATAGGGATGATATTCCCGTAAAGTCCACGAAGCAGTGCCAGTCTATTTGGATGTCTCATTGGACGCGCGCGAGTTGCAGGAAAGCAAATGAAGCTCCACAACAATTAGGTCATGATCCTCCGGAAGTTGGTAATGGTAACAAATATCACAGCTTACTTAGTGGGCCAGAGATGGAAACTGGTAGTTCTAAATTTGTCACGGGACTTGGAGAAGTAAACAAGGGGAAAAGGATCAACGTCATGAACGATAACCTTACAATGAGTCCGAAAAGGTTGAGGAATGAAATGTTTGAGGGACAGTCTTCTTTTGCGATGTTCAAACCTTCTCAAGATAGGGAGAGTGTTTTATATCTGGAGAATGTTGTGTCCTCTGGCAATCGTGAAGGAGTCTTAAAGTCACGAATTGGTACCAATTCTGAATATGATGTTTCCCACGGGAGAAATGAGGATCACCTACCCTCAATACCGGCACAGGCTCTTCCCGAGGTGgaaattcaagaaagaaaatctcAGTTTCAGGCCGAAGATCTCAACTTGGTTCCAGAGCAGCGGGTCAAGTCTAATAGTTTCCTAGAATGGAGTAGCAGAGTTGTTTCTGCACATGTTCAGGATGATTTTGTAAGGTCAACCCCAGATATTGTGCCATATGAATTTGAAGTTGGAAGGGCTCCAATTCAGCCCTTTTTCTCTAGGTTAGATCACATTAATGAACCAGGCTCTACATCTTTGGTTCAtgagaagaaaatgaataaaaatgcaGGTCTTCTCTTTCGTGATCCCTCAACAAGCAATAATCAGCCAAGAGACTTTTTTGGCAAGTCATTTCACATGATGCCAAATCCTTCTGATTTTGAATTACTTCCTAGGCAGATCAGTACCAGAGGTGATAGCCAATTAGGAAAATTATATAATGGATCATATGCACTACCAACACTGCCCTCCGTTCATGATGGGGAGACAATGAGAATACGTACTACAATAGACTCCATGGAAGAATTTTCTAGAGGTCCTCCGATGTACACTCAGACCACTCATagctttttcataaaaaaaaagactgacgTGAACTTACCTGATGGTGCTCAGATGTTTAGAGAGTCAGCAATGTCCACTGAAATTAAGGGAAAAATGGTGACTGAACTCCTTGCAATATCTCCGGATTTTGGTTTCCATGTCAAGCAAGGAGTGAAGCTGCTACCTCTGGACAGCTCCACAGGGAGTGAAGGAAAAGAGAGCACTGGGAATGTTAAGACTTCTGCAGTTGTTAAGGAGAATGATTCATTAgctgaaggaaaagaaaacactaaaaatgcCAATACTTCTGCTGTCAATGAAGAGAGTGATTCATCTGCTGAAACTGACACCATGGATATGGATGCTTACTGTGAGAACCATCTATCTG GTGTGGCTTCATTGCAATCAGATAAG GACATCAACGAGGGCCAGAAGTTGCCAGCTTCTCAAGCTGGAATGCCTTCAGTCAGACAAGAAATCAAGGGCAGACAGATGAACACCGAATTACCTGATATAAACCAAGAACTTATTGTACTTCCAGGTTTGGCAATGTCACCAGATAACATGGAGACAAGCACCTCAAGAACCCAGAGTTTGGATGCGGAATGCTTCCTTCCCAATGCCGAGCACTCCACAAATTCAAAATCTGGTGATTGCCCCGAAGCTCCTGTGAGACTGGACCCCTGCAGCAGATGGTTTAAGCGTCTCAAAGCAAGTGCTTCAAAAGTTGAAGAAGCATCATCCCACCAGAAATTTA ATCAGACTGCAGAGTTACTGAGGAATGCTGAATCCTATTCAACTGACCCAGCAAGGAAAAGTCAAGAAATAACACTGTCTCATGTTTGGGTTCAGAGGTGGTTTCATAATCCATCTGCATCTCCGAAAAAGAAGCCTGGAGCTGTGGTAGTTTCTCTGCCAGAGAGTTCAGAGGCAGCACTAGACTTCCAGAAGAAGCAGTTTCCTAGCACTGCTGCCATGGCTCTGATGGGGAAGGCCATGAATGGTTTTTGTCCATGTGAATTCAGAAAAAGTGGGTCTTCTGTAGTCTGGAACACCAAGTGA
- the LOC7461229 gene encoding uncharacterized protein LOC7461229 isoform X1, with the protein MSDRVLQSYQDRDDIPVKSTKQCQSIWMSHWTRASCRKANEAPQQLGHDPPEVGNGNKYHSLLSGPEMETGSSKFVTGLGEVNKGKRINVMNDNLTMSPKRLRNEMFEGQSSFAMFKPSQDRESVLYLENVVSSGNREGVLKSRIGTNSEYDVSHGRNEDHLPSIPAQALPEVEIQERKSQFQAEDLNLVPEQRVKSNSFLEWSSRVVSAHVQDDFVRSTPDIVPYEFEVGRAPIQPFFSRLDHINEPGSTSLVHEKKMNKNAGLLFRDPSTSNNQPRDFFGKSFHMMPNPSDFELLPRQISTRGDSQLGKLYNGSYALPTLPSVHDGETMRIRTTIDSMEEFSRGPPMYTQTTHSFFIKKKTDVNLPDGAQMFRESAMSTEIKGKMVTELLAISPDFGFHVKQGVKLLPLDSSTGSEGKESTGNVKTSAVVKENDSLAEGKENTKNANTSAVNEESDSSAETDTMDMDAYCENHLSGVASLQSDKDINEGQKLPASQAGMPSVRQEIKGRQMNTELPDINQELIVLPGLAMSPDNMETSTSRTQSLDAECFLPNAEHSTNSKSGDCPEAPVRLDPCSRWFKRLKASASKVEEASSHQKFSKLFNKMLRHSKTSSEPKTSESDGKESMPDQTAELLRNAESYSTDPARKSQEITLSHVWVQRWFHNPSASPKKKPGAVVVSLPESSEAALDFQKKQFPSTAAMALMGKAMNGFCPCEFRKSGSSVVWNTK; encoded by the exons ATGTCTGATCGCGTGCTACAGTCATATCAAGATAGGGATGATATTCCCGTAAAGTCCACGAAGCAGTGCCAGTCTATTTGGATGTCTCATTGGACGCGCGCGAGTTGCAGGAAAGCAAATGAAGCTCCACAACAATTAGGTCATGATCCTCCGGAAGTTGGTAATGGTAACAAATATCACAGCTTACTTAGTGGGCCAGAGATGGAAACTGGTAGTTCTAAATTTGTCACGGGACTTGGAGAAGTAAACAAGGGGAAAAGGATCAACGTCATGAACGATAACCTTACAATGAGTCCGAAAAGGTTGAGGAATGAAATGTTTGAGGGACAGTCTTCTTTTGCGATGTTCAAACCTTCTCAAGATAGGGAGAGTGTTTTATATCTGGAGAATGTTGTGTCCTCTGGCAATCGTGAAGGAGTCTTAAAGTCACGAATTGGTACCAATTCTGAATATGATGTTTCCCACGGGAGAAATGAGGATCACCTACCCTCAATACCGGCACAGGCTCTTCCCGAGGTGgaaattcaagaaagaaaatctcAGTTTCAGGCCGAAGATCTCAACTTGGTTCCAGAGCAGCGGGTCAAGTCTAATAGTTTCCTAGAATGGAGTAGCAGAGTTGTTTCTGCACATGTTCAGGATGATTTTGTAAGGTCAACCCCAGATATTGTGCCATATGAATTTGAAGTTGGAAGGGCTCCAATTCAGCCCTTTTTCTCTAGGTTAGATCACATTAATGAACCAGGCTCTACATCTTTGGTTCAtgagaagaaaatgaataaaaatgcaGGTCTTCTCTTTCGTGATCCCTCAACAAGCAATAATCAGCCAAGAGACTTTTTTGGCAAGTCATTTCACATGATGCCAAATCCTTCTGATTTTGAATTACTTCCTAGGCAGATCAGTACCAGAGGTGATAGCCAATTAGGAAAATTATATAATGGATCATATGCACTACCAACACTGCCCTCCGTTCATGATGGGGAGACAATGAGAATACGTACTACAATAGACTCCATGGAAGAATTTTCTAGAGGTCCTCCGATGTACACTCAGACCACTCATagctttttcataaaaaaaaagactgacgTGAACTTACCTGATGGTGCTCAGATGTTTAGAGAGTCAGCAATGTCCACTGAAATTAAGGGAAAAATGGTGACTGAACTCCTTGCAATATCTCCGGATTTTGGTTTCCATGTCAAGCAAGGAGTGAAGCTGCTACCTCTGGACAGCTCCACAGGGAGTGAAGGAAAAGAGAGCACTGGGAATGTTAAGACTTCTGCAGTTGTTAAGGAGAATGATTCATTAgctgaaggaaaagaaaacactaaaaatgcCAATACTTCTGCTGTCAATGAAGAGAGTGATTCATCTGCTGAAACTGACACCATGGATATGGATGCTTACTGTGAGAACCATCTATCTG GTGTGGCTTCATTGCAATCAGATAAG GACATCAACGAGGGCCAGAAGTTGCCAGCTTCTCAAGCTGGAATGCCTTCAGTCAGACAAGAAATCAAGGGCAGACAGATGAACACCGAATTACCTGATATAAACCAAGAACTTATTGTACTTCCAGGTTTGGCAATGTCACCAGATAACATGGAGACAAGCACCTCAAGAACCCAGAGTTTGGATGCGGAATGCTTCCTTCCCAATGCCGAGCACTCCACAAATTCAAAATCTGGTGATTGCCCCGAAGCTCCTGTGAGACTGGACCCCTGCAGCAGATGGTTTAAGCGTCTCAAAGCAAGTGCTTCAAAAGTTGAAGAAGCATCATCCCACCAGAAATTTAGTAAGTTGTTCAACAAAATGCTAAGACATAGTAAGACTAGTTCAGAACCAAAGACAAGCGAGTCTGATGGTAAAGAGTCTATGCCAGATCAGACTGCAGAGTTACTGAGGAATGCTGAATCCTATTCAACTGACCCAGCAAGGAAAAGTCAAGAAATAACACTGTCTCATGTTTGGGTTCAGAGGTGGTTTCATAATCCATCTGCATCTCCGAAAAAGAAGCCTGGAGCTGTGGTAGTTTCTCTGCCAGAGAGTTCAGAGGCAGCACTAGACTTCCAGAAGAAGCAGTTTCCTAGCACTGCTGCCATGGCTCTGATGGGGAAGGCCATGAATGGTTTTTGTCCATGTGAATTCAGAAAAAGTGGGTCTTCTGTAGTCTGGAACACCAAGTGA